The Theileria annulata chromosome 3, complete sequence, *** SEQUENCING IN PROGRESS *** genome has a segment encoding these proteins:
- a CDS encoding arsenical pump-driving ATPase, putative (note;~Tap-24g11.q1c.C.cand.207 - score = 22.99): MNESSMESVNGLNLRNDVKNLVEQESYKWIFVGGKGGVGKTTISCSLSSILSERRESVLLLSTDPAHSLSDAFNQKFTDTPTLVNGYENLYAMELDVTRVSDTVCFYLKFYLSFINANPNRSVQSMKYSVIVFDTAPTGHTLKFLNLPDTLDKLLESFLKVESLCGVAMKLFSALNNSLPKEEIFQKIKRFKNNLTLIMNQMKDPNKTTFVCVCIPEFLSVYETERLIQSLAKTDIDCSYIIVNQVLSYINLEEHVNNTKKSLENLTPENKKVLEDFFELVLEQQNNLNGRLNIQRKYIEDIKQLYEGFFNIGKNQTH, translated from the exons atgAATGAATCTTCTATGGAATCTGTTAATGGATTAAATTTGAGGAACGATGTCAAGAATCTTGTTGAACAAGAGTCCTATAAATGGATTTTCGTCGGAGGAAAGGGCGGTGTAGGAAAAACGACAATCTCATGTTCATTATCGTCAATTCTATCAGAACGAAGAGAATCC GTTCTCCTTTTATCAACGGATCCTGCCCACAGCCTGAGTGATGCATTCAACCAAAAGTTTACCGACACACCTACCCTCGTTAACGGATACGAAAACTTATACGCCATG gAATTGGACGTTACAAGAGTCTCAGATACGG TTTGTTTTTAccttaaattttatttatcatttattaatgcGAACCCAAATAGATCAGTCCAATCAATGAAGTATTCAGTAATTGTGTTCGATACAGCACCAACAGGACATACACTCAAGTTCCTGAACCTGCCTGACACATTGGATAAGCTTCTGGAAAGTTTCCTGAAGGTTGAATCACTGTGCGGAGTTGCAATGAAGCTGTTTTCAGCGTTAAATAACTCTCTGCCCAAGGAGGAAATATTCCAGAAAATCAAAAGGTTCAAGAACAATTTGACACTAATAATGAATCAAATGAAGGATCCG AACAAAACAACCTTTGTTTGCGTCTGCATTCCGGAATTCCTAAGTGTTTACGAGACGGAGAGACTGATACAAAGTTTGGCAAAAACCGATATAGACTGTTCGTACATTATTGTAAACCAAGTTCTGAGTTATATTAACTTGGAAGAACATGTAAATAATACCAAAAAATCGTTGGAAAACTTAACACCCGAAAACAAAAAGGTCCTCGAAGACTTTTTTGAACTT GTGCTGGAACAACAAAACAATCTAAATGGCCgattaaatatacaaagAAAGTATATAGAAGACATTAAACAATTGTACGAAGGCTTTTTCAATATTGGTAAGAACCAAACTCACTGA
- a CDS encoding uncharacterized protein (note;~Tap-24g11.q1c.cand.41 - score = 32.51) translates to MLIPRRISDKKCRFTAKKITFLEYQRVRRSELTKNITERKRLGSILFLPEVSDELNYLSHESVQRILHQGSLFHSVTTKLNDVNTFPSNHVNSSHYLTTIENPTDTDDGRDSLHDLLYGRIFNVRCLSNHDLCLLLTYLVDVSKFSEVDTSLLLKVLTQINITFETLSFSEISHILYCITKLEHLKTNFTPFIEITLKISSKTLKLLSTPESVTELNFNTPTNISKLVYSLTFSKSLSVFYTSGLKSTLEELMNMYLKAYESGSIHSRTDSRDFSLLCKCMVKLKLFNFELLSLFSDYYQHRLQEFNSNVCKSKQSLELSGLEEGSFHINHNMDKLKFLEQIDEKINLRHLLDLLDAIEFFGVNHRKLFEEFNEYISSYLRFFLTDGTFIKNYFNMYSINRNLRRNKLVSLLKNNNYFKSNKLNLQKIYSKIPKFDEANQFMDPEIICKLQKYVTQRFLFQRFLEEASKYVEVKFTKESLAVSNFLENNFDDLELIDKFMESIKHLPKVLNFNIIWKVLNLINTHKRTSLVTMAYSYLQESSIIFEQLEAPSDDLFGIFKNVIESKCENQLVVIDNFCKIVQMFIETDLKRDYIGLVMFSNMYKILRESYKITPEQFEDLNQCGSISLLRGILEDYFKRYKKQKIIEFNEIPERKELESVFESLTRGQIFESGEKCSNIDYCKRMENMIHILDNLGNLDENLRKVVDLNEDVFKFVIYNGFMTQMSK, encoded by the exons aTGCTAATACCCCGTAGGATTAGTGATAAAAAATGCAGATTCACGGCAAAGAAAATTACCTTCCTAGAATATCAGCGTGTAAGGAGGTCAGAATTAACCAAAAATATAACAGAAAGGAAGAGATTGGGTTCTATTCTCTTTTTACCAGAAG TTTCGGATGAACTCAATTACTTATCCCACGAATCAGTTCAGAGAATATTACACCAAGGAAGTTTATTTCATTCTGTAACTACTAAGTTAAACGATGTTAATACCTTTCCATCTAACCATGTTAATTCTAGCCATTACCTCACGACTATAGAGAATCCCACCGACACTGATGATGGTAGGGATTCATTGCACGATTTGTTATACGGCAGGATATTTAACGTTCGCTGTCTAAGTAACCATGATCTGTGCCTTTTGTTAACCTATTTAGTTGATGTGTCCAAGTTTTCTGAAGTCGACACATCACTCCTACTGAAGGTTTTGACACAGATCAACATTACATTTGAAACACTATCATTTTCAGAAATATCGCACATATTGTATTGTATAACTAAATTGGAGCATCtaaaaactaattttacCCCTTTCATTGAAATAACTCTTAAAATATCTtcaaaaacattaaaaCTTCTTTCTACCCCTGAGTCAGTAACTGAACTTAACTTTAACACTCCCACGAACATTTCTAAGTTGGTGTATTCACTTACATTTTCAAAGTCGTTAAGCGTTTTTTATACATCAGGTCTTAAGTCAACGCTTGAAGAGCTTATGAATATGTATTTGAAGGCCTATGAATCTGGGTCTATTCACTCTAGAACGGACTCTAGAGATTTCAGTTTACTTTGTAAATGTATGGTcaagttaaaattattcaattttgAGTTATTATCTTTGTTTTCTGATTACTACCAACATCGACTGCAAGAATTCAATTCTAATGTTTGCAAATCGAAACAATCCCTGGAATTATCTGGTTTGGAAGAGGGTTCTTTTCACATAAACCACAACATGGACAAACTAAAGTTTTTGGAACAGAttgatgaaaaaataaatctaCGCCACTTGCTTGATTTATTGGATGCCATTGAATTTTTCGGGGTTAATCACAGGAAACTGtttgaagaatttaatGAGTACATCTCTTCATACCTTCGGTTCTTTCTCACTGACGGTACTTTTATAAAAAACTATTTTAACATGTACTCAATTAACCGGAACCTTAGAAGAAACAAGTTGGTCAGTTTGctcaaaaataataattatttcaaaagtaataaattaaaccTTCAAAAAATATACTCAAAAATACCAAAATTTGACGAGGCAAATCAGTTTATGGACCCGgaaattatttgtaaattgCAAAAATACGTCACCCAAAGGTTCTTATTCCAGAGGTTTTTGGAAGAGGCGTCTAAATATGTTGAAGTAAAATTCACAAAAGAAAGTCTGGCCGTTTCTAATtttttggaaaataattttgatgaCTTAGAATTAATTGACAAGTTTATGGAATCCATAAAGCACCTTCCGAAGGTGTTgaattttaacattatttggAAAGTTTTAAACTTAATTAACACACATAAGAGAACATCGCTTGTAACTATGGCATATAGTTACTTGCAGGAATCAAGCATAATTTTTGAACAATTAGAGGCACCCTCTGACGACCTGTTTGGGATATTCAAGAATGTTATCGAGAGTAAATGTGAGAACCAGCTAGTGGTTATTGACAACTTTTGTAAAATCGTACAAATGTTCATAGAAACTGATCTGAAAAGGGATTACATAGGACTGGTTATGTTTTCAAACATGTATAAAATACTTAGGGAAagttataaaataacacCTGAACAATTTGAGGATTTAAATCAATGCGGAAGCATTTCACTTCTTAGGGGAATTCTAgaagattattttaaacGTTATAagaaacaaaaaataatagaGTTTAATGAGATTCCGGAAAGGAAAGAACTGGAATCAGTATTTGAATCCCTTACAAGGGGACAGATATTCGAGTCAGGAGAAAAATGTTCAAACATAGACTACTGTAAAAGGATGGAAAATATGATTCACATTCTGGATAATTTGGGCAATCTGGATGAAAACCTGAGGAAGGTGGTTGATTTGAACGAAGATGTGTTTAAgtttgtaatatataacGGGTTCATGACCCAAATGTCAAAATGA
- a CDS encoding uncharacterized protein (note;~Tap-24g11.q1c.cand.42 - score = 116.66): MSVRLVRPKTATLDELLSHEFYKRLISSIENALPEMKNVKDHKKLINSNFSKEIVEIYKIMFSGSFNKLDMASLEHSDYLSHLLPCLSMDSFPLIANLDKKSQETFKKIRFCTVMTCVWAFVELHSSGRSEYVDVLSNLSSKHKDSFETLFFNSAQLLMLESWNEELCESREFESVDRMTILEQRALLRFFVICFQRIELSEVRRCCMSLLSPQVWIHIPEELREYNFFKNNKVSKALFLKAFENYKLRHKACHFDDLLKEPKATVKNLYELVPNKDNIEYLNLSYKLVLARDFMNSLINQFIYILEDYLSFSEVKPEEQSEEDPEMMRLMYIENYLELFVDLLSQLHLRRIIKPIIEYKLLLVRCKNHPLYEPVDKKTNQLANRDDANIFIELVNILEYYLNFNINEELGVNMEYNVILEDYYKRFNKFQRVCYLNYKDDENLKNIHLVNNYALNNNLSKILNSLDLGVLVQLNQELYLIQSTKNKPKDGKELNGNTFDHFFPYSVELLPKKKKSKKLVKKLLISNLANYLKKPINELMLINNNNFYLNPFSSLFNNITTVTSNDLLQAKEANRREVTELGEMEGDISYIKLCTLSLFKLNLQYLTMFDYLYRNFILYQFEVIYQIKQYVHQQIFYLSYLTSHSNRSNKLNHKGTEEKNRLVAVEKLEKRDWVGRMFICIDNLEMKIDQNRIEMILTVDLSMIQDYKIRQEWQQLTKYDILFLVQLNCVYSCGLSGSDGKTAEDMEDEVELLGKIVRRIRFGEILEVYDEENNNVLDFNPLDNKSFVGFKMRIKLLLDYQQYMKDIQEDLDYYSSFNLIIRRSKRQNNFKSILTNVQNVVNNKFKMPNWLQVILLGYFSYHSVRPNTSNTSHFSSAIASLNQSISTERDEIIKKRKKEQYTRVKIGLDYLNTFKSRDHLLSTTSFISIKLVPCLNFNNTKNKDNFKLGLGSSSSLQEIRENRIHIDSIDTTVNEYVYNNKGSLNKVELAEKLRLALESDRNVNLFIQNHIYDHDFGNKTDEFEKDHDERLEYVVLSGVKFELHVENNYLNDLTKVNKDYHINSQLPKFLITNFNHPYDISPYDPSSADIQNKDDPQNNNSVNLVDNNKSSKKGVKFVSRQVESIIGGTMEGLTVIMGPPGTGKTDVVSQIISILFNNYENEKIVICTHSNFALNDIFTKLVKNELIDEHYMVRLGHSDLEVDNMGHFSKFGRVNYILQRRLDLLELIKTLKEQIKVVGDYECTIQYSLTFLQYFLIDAPQSNNSCSNNAQIVNENSNEGAEDMNDAEEAGVLEVFDRSKLTQEGLDNFFKLGIEFPYTLKDVKKLYNQIQKYQAFESSYGDEVNQESSKQGLNEQLSQMKKKFIERLYEMLFELLPFEILRNNRDRMKYLVENYSRIVAMTCTHASISQEELSTLNYKTLIFEEAAQILEIESFIPICNNIKRLILCGDHLQLSPIIQNSSLLRYSNLNQSLFLRLIRLNYPYIQLNVQARSRPEILNIYSHFYPHQIFTLDGLYPETSPASSNKAQDRLPQDKDVLNVKQLLCKGNLREMIASNLCSLSFQYVVQFIDVEGEETSPIKYFYQNLGEATYCVSLYMLMRLMGLEDIVILTAYNGQKCLIEDIVKKRCSWNNKIGSPMVSTIDKFQGRQADYVIVSMVRTKNIGYLRDPRRFVVATSRSRLGLWIVGNKKLVQNIKELSNFNEELNLYPNNLYLNFKNLNDFGNVDSSNLVKIKDNSDLEELVKSLL; this comes from the exons ATGTCGGTTCGTTTAGTTCGTCCAAAAACGGCAACTTTGGACGAGTTGCTCTCACATGAGTTCTATAAGAGGCTGATTTCCTCAATAGAAAATGCTTTGCCGGAAATGAAAAATGTTAAAGACCATAAAAAGCTTATAAACTCAAATTTCAGTAAAGAAATCGTggaaatttataaaataatgttcTCCGGATCTTTTAACAAGCTGGATATGGCCTCTTTGGAACACTCAGACTATCTTTCCCACCTGCTGCCCTGTTTATCAATGGATTCCTTCCCACTTATCGCAAACCTGGATAAAAAATCGCAAGaaacttttaaaaaaattagattCTGCACAGTTATGACCTGTGTATGGGCTTTCGTAGAACTACACTCAAGTGGAAGATCAGAATATGTAGATGTACTATCGAACCTTTCATCaa aaCATAAAGACTCCTTTGAGACGCTCTTTTTTAACTCTGCACAGCTACTGATGCTAGAATCATGGAATGAAGAGTTGTGTGAGTCAAGAGAATTCGAGTCCGTTGACAGAATGACAATACTGGAGCAGAGAGCACTGTTACGTTTCTTTGTAATATGTTTTCAGAGAATTGAACTCTCAGAAGTGCGCCGCTGTTGTATGTCCCTGCTGTCACCGCAAGTTTGGATCCACATACCAGAAGAGTTGAGAGAATATAACTTTTTTAAGAATAACAAAGTTTCAAAGGCGCTATTTTTGAAGGCATTTGAAAACTATAAGTTAAGACATAAAGCGTGTCATTTTGATGATTTGTTGAAAGAACCAAAGGCAACagttaaaaatttatatgaaTTGGTTCCAAACAAAGACAATATAGAGTATTTGAACCTGAGCTACAAGTTAGTTTTGGCAAGAGATTTCATGAATTCACTGATTAACCAGTTCATATATATACTGGAGGACTATTTGTCATTTTCAGAAGTCAAACCAGAGGAACAGTCGGAGGAAGACCCTGAAATGATGAGACTTATGTACATTGAAAACTACCTGGAATTGTTCGTTGATTTGCTTAGCCAGCTGCACTTGAggagaataataaaaccCATAATTGAGTACAAGTTATTGTTGGTCAGGTGTAAAAACCACCCACTGTACGAGCCAGTTGACAAAAAAACAAATCAACTTGCCAATAGAGATGACGCAAACATATTCATCGAACTGGTTAACATACTGGAATATTACCtgaattttaatataaacgAGGAGTTGGGAGTGAACATGGAGTACAACGTTATCCTTGAGGATTACTACAAAAGGTTCAACAAGTTCCAGAGAGTCTGTTACCTAAACTACAAAGACGATGAAAACCTAAAAAACATACACCTGGTTAACAATTACGcactaaataataatctgTCAAAAATACTAAACAGCCTGGATTTGGGAGTATTGGTGCAGCTAAACCAGGAGTTATACCTAATTCAGTCAACCAAGAATAAACCTAAAGATGGAAAGGAGTTAAACGGAAATACATTCGATCATTTCTTTCCATACAGCGTAGAACTATTACCGAAGAAAAAGAAGTCTAAGAAGTTGGTTAAGAAGTTGCTCATCAGTAACCTGGCTAACTACTTAAAGAAGCCAATCAACGAGTTGATGCTGATAAACAACAACAACTTCTACCTAAATCCTTTCTCTTCACTGTTCAATAACATCACAACAGTGACGTCCAATGACCTTTTACAGGCAAAGGAAGCCAATAGAAGAGAAGTTACTGAATTGGGTGAGATGGAGGGCGATATTAGCTACATCAAGCTTTGCACACTGTCTCTGTTCAAGTTAAACTTGCAGTACCTGACCATGTTCGATTACCTTTACAGGAATTTCATACTGTACCAATTTGAAGttatatatcaaattaaaCAATACGTGCACCAACAAATATTCTATTTGTCCTACCTGACAAGCCACTCAAATCGTTCTAACAAGTTAAATCACAAAGGCACGGAGGAAAAGAACAGACTGGTGGCTGTGGAAAAGCTGGAGAAGAGAGACTGGGTTGGAAGAATGTTCATTTGCATAGATAACCTAGAAATGAAAATTGACCAGAATCGAATTGAGATGATTCTGACAGTTGACCTGTCAATGATCCAAGATTACAAAATACGACAAGAATGGCAACAACTTACAAAATATGATATATTGTTCCTGGTTCAACTAAACTGTGTGTATTCATGTGGCCTGAGTGGGTCTGATGGTAAAACGGCAGAGGATATGGAAGACGAAGTTGAACTTTTGGGCAAGATTGTTAGGAGGATAAGATTCGGCGAAATACTAGAGGTGTACGACGAGGAGAATAACAACGTTTTGGACTTCAACCCGTTAGATAATAAGAGCTTTGTGGGCTTTAAGATGAGGATTAAACTATTGTTGGATTACCAGCAATACATGAAGGACATACAAGAAGACCTGGACTATTACAGTAGCTTTAACTTGATAATCAGGAGAAGCAAAAGgcaaaataattttaaatccaTCTTGACAAACGTTCAAAATGTAGTAAACAACAAGTTCAAGATGCCAAACTGGTTACAAGTGATTCTTTTGGGATACTTTTCGTACCATTCAGTTAGACCAAATACCTCTAACACGAGTCATTTTTCTAGCGCTATCGCCTCATTAAACCAAAGCATTTCCACTGAACGAGAcgaaattattaaaaaaagaaaGAAGGAACAATACACAAGAGTCAAAATAGGACTAGACTATCTAAACACGTTCAAAAGTAGGGATCATTTGTTGAGTACAACCTCGTTCATTTCAATTAAACTGGTGCCGTGTTTGAACTTCAATAAcacaaaaaataaagataattttaagcTTGGGTTGGGATCAAGCTCGAGTTTACAGGAAATTAGAGAGAATAGGATCCACATTGACTCAATTGATACTACAGTAAACGAGTATGTATACAACAATAAAGGTTCCTTGAATAAGGTTGAATTGGCTGAAAAATTAAGGTTGGCTTTGGAAAGTGACAGAAAtgttaatttgtttattcaAAATCACATTTATGACCACgattttggaaataagACCGATGAATTTGAGAAAGACCATGACGAACGGTTGGAGTATGTAGTATTAAGTGGAGTCAAATTTGAATTACATGTCGAGAACAACTATCTAAATGATTTGACTAAAGTAAACAAGGATTATCACATCAATAGTCAGCTGCcgaaatttttaataacGAATTTTAATCACCCATACGATATTTCACCATATGATCCAAGTTCAGCTGATATTCAGAATAAAGATGATCCTcagaataataattcagTTAACCttgttgataataataaaagttCTAAGAAGGGAGTGAAATTTGTGTCAAGACAAGTTGAGAGTATAATTGGGGGCACGATGGAAGGGTTGACTGTGATTATGGGACCTCCAGGTACAGGTAAAACTGATGTGGTATCTCAAATCATCTCGATTCTGTTTAACAATTACGAAAACGAGAAGATTGTTATTTGCACACACAGTAATTTCGCGCTCAACGATATCTTCACTAAGCTGGtgaaaaatgaattaattgaCGAACATTACATGGTGAGACTAGGCCACTCGGATCTTGAAGTGGACAACATGGGTCATTTCTCAAAGTTCGGCAGAGTTAACTACATTCTGCAAAGAAGACTTGACCTTCTTGAACTGATTAAAACCCTAAAAGAGCAGATCAAGGTGGTTGGAGACTACGAATGTACAATACAATATTCCCTAACATTCCTGCAATACTTTTTAATTGATGCACCACAGTCTAATAATTCTTGCTCAAATAATGCTCAAATTGTAAATGAAAATTCAAATGAAGGTGCTGAGGATATGAATGATGCTGAGGAGGCAGGAGTGTTGGAAGTATTTGATAGAAGCAAGCTCACTCAAGAAGGATTGGATAACTTTTTCAAATTAGGGATAGAATTTCCATATACTCTTAAGGATGTAAAGAAATTGTATAACCAGATACAAAAGTATCAGGCCTTTGAATCTAGTTATGGTGATGAAGTTAATCAAGAATCTTCTAAGCAGGGATTGAATGAACAACTATCAcaaatgaagaaaaaatttatCGAAAGGTTGTACGAAATGCTCTTCGAGTTGCTACCCTTTGAAATCTTGAGGAATAACAGAGATCGGATGAAGTATCTGGTGGAAAACTATAGCAGGATCGTAGCAATGACCTGTACCCACGCCTCTATATCCCAGGAGGAATTATCGACACTGAACTACAAAACATTGATCTTTGAAGAGGCGGCACAGATACTGGAAATCGAAAGTTTCATACCcatttgtaataatatcaaGCGCTTAATTTTGTGTGGAGATCACCTTCAACTCTCTCCAATTATTCAAAACTCGTCCCTGCTGAGGTATTCTAACTTAAACCAGAGTCTCTTTCTGAGACTTATCAGGCTTAACTATCCCTACATTCAATTGAATGTCCAGGCTAGGTCTAGGCCAGAgatattgaatatatacAGCCACTTCTACCCTCACCAAATATTCACTCTTGATGGACTATACCCTGAAACCTCTCCTGCTTCTTCCAACAAAGCACAAGATAGACTACCCCAGGACAAAGATGTGTTGAATGTGAAACAGTTATTATGTAAAGGTAACCTTAGGGAAATGATAGCAAGTAATCTCTGTAGCCTAAGTTTTCAATATGTAGTTCAATTCATCGATGTTGAGGGAGAGGAGACTAGCCCTATCAAGTATTTCTATCAGAACCTAGGGGAGGCGACCTACTGTGTGTCATTATACATGCTTATGAGGCTAATGGGACTGGAAGATATAGTGATCTTGACTGCTTACAACGGTCAAAAGTGCTTGATTGAGGACATCGTTAAGAAGAGGTGCAGCTGGAACAATAAAATCGGCTCGCCAATGGTTTCAACAATAGATAAATTCCAGGGCAGGCAGGCAGACTATGTAATAGTATCGATGGTGAGGACTAAGAACATTGGTTATTTGAGAGATCCCAGAAGATTTGTAGTTGCGACTAGTCGTTCGAGGTTGGGACTTTGGATAGTAGGGAACAAAAAATTGgtacaaaatattaaagagCTCTCGAACTTCAACGAAGAGCTGAACCTATATCCAAACAACCTGTACctgaattttaaaaatttaaatgacTTTGGTAATGTGGATTCCTCCAATTtggtaaaaataaaagataACTCTGACCTGGAGGAGTTAGTAAAGTCACTGTTGtaa
- a CDS encoding synaptobrevin, putative (note;~Tap-24g11.q1c.cand.43 - score = 22.11) produces the protein MSTILYSFIAQNDSVIADYATPQIYNSDKSVNLDLIARNNLSRIPKNNSNGFNVILGHYFFHHVKNGLVLSCVTSSDENTDLPKKFLAELDSKINSNVFNNTSNRSRTLTKMMSKLVNEYNNTNMKLKSIESSLIYTTDALRENITNIMERGELIDSIVTKSGNLKAETKLFRDSVKYSNSSFITKFIINNIKNKRLYIILTVSSKNVYNNS, from the exons atGTCGACGATACTCTACTCTTTCATAGCCCAAAATGATTCAGTTATCGCAGATTACGCAACTCCACAAATATACAACTCTGACAAATCGGTAAATCTGGACCTCATTGCCAG AAATAACCTTTCAAGGATCCCcaaaaataattccaaCGGTTTCAACGTAATTCTTGGACACTACTTTTTTCAC CATGTTAAAAATGGTCTCGTATTATCATGCGTAACATCATCTGATGAAAACACTGATCTTCCAAAAAAATTCTTG GCTGAGCTCGACTCAAAAATTAACAGCAATGTGTTCAACAATACCAGCAACAGGAGCAGAACTCTGACAAAAATGATGTCGAAGCTAGTG AATGAGTACAACAACACAAATATGAAGTTGAAATCCATCGAGTCCTCGTTGATTTATACAACAGACGCACTCCGGGAAAATATAA CTAATATAATGGAACGAGGAGAACTGATTGACTCAATAGTAACAAAATCCGGTAACCTGAAGGCGGAGACCAAGCTGTTCAGAGATTCAGTAAAGTACTCAAACTCGTCGTTCATAACAaagtttataataaataacataaaaaataaacgactatatataattttaacagTAAGTAgtaaaaatgtgtataataattcCTAG